The Xenopus tropicalis strain Nigerian chromosome 7, UCB_Xtro_10.0, whole genome shotgun sequence genome includes a region encoding these proteins:
- the fblim1 gene encoding filamin-binding LIM protein 1 — MVSSVQITLAPPWRPEASQRKDPSIQPDAPRQNILLPQAPPLCTEELPWTENKHGLNGVSTEIPTFPHSFLDEIPSEDDCLSPDLPPPPPPPPVFLKSPRKPQPDPFHPSISDSLSLELQKLDLAHPPALKKPSSVLAAPPPVPQNKTSAPTNQQRKEDPVPNKQNLNGFPLKPDHGTAETSHHAPLTNDICAFCHKAIPSNTAVIEAMKKQYHANCFTCRKCCRLLAGQLYYQMDGQPLCEHCYKGTLDKCAKCQALITQHIVRAMGNGYHPECFTCVVCHRRIADESFAVDEYNDVYCADDYYRKFAPICSSCSDPIIPKEGHDSYKIECLGHNYHESCYRCERCHVALSLEPTESGCFPLKDHLLCKPCHLSWKEELS; from the exons ATGGTATCCTCGGTGCAAATCACTCTGGCGCCCCCATGGCGACCCGAAGCCTCACAGAGAAAGGACCCCTCCATCCAGCCTGATGCCCCCAGGCAGAATATCCTGTTGCCCCAAGCTCCGCCCCTTTGCACAGAGGAACTGCCCTGGACTGAAAACAAACATGGTCTGAATGGAG TTTCTACAGAAATTCCGACTTTCCCACATTCCTTCCTGGATGAGATTCCCAGTGAGGACGACTGTCTCAGCCCAGATCTTCCACCACCCCCGCCCCCACCCCCGGTCTTTCTGAAGAGCCCTAGGAAACCCCAACCTGATCCTTTCCATCCTTCGATCAGCGACTCATTAAGTCTAGAACTGCAGAAACTCGACTTGGCCCACCCCCCTGCACTGAAG AAACCCAGTTCCGTGCTGGCAGCGCCACCCCCTGTGCCACAGAATAAGACATCGGCGCCGACCAACCAACAAAGGAAGGAAGATCCGGTGCCCAACAAACAGAACCTAAACGGGTTCCCTTTGAAGCCAGACCATGGAACCGCAGAGACGTCCCATCATGCACCTCTGACCAACG atatCTGCGCCTTCTGCCACAAAGCAATTCCGTCCAACACGGCAGTCATTGAGGCAATGAAGAAGCAATACCATGCCAACTGCTTCACCTGCCGCAAGTGCTGCCGCCTACTGGCCGGGCAACTGTACTACCAGATGGATGGGCAGCCCCTCTGTGAGCACTGCTACAAG GGAACGTTAGACAAGTGTGCCAAATGCCAGGCACTTATCACACAGCATATTGTGCGTGCCATGGGGAATGGGTACCACCCAGAATGCTTCACCTGTGTGGTCTGTCACAGGAGAATTGCAGATGAGAGTTTTGCTGTGGATGAGTACAATGACGTGTACTGCGCAGACGATTATTACAG GAAATTTGCCCCAATCTGCAGCTCCTGCAGTGACCCCATCATCCCAAAGGAGGGGCATGACTCCTATAAAATAGAGTGTCTTGGGCATAACTACCATGAGAGCTGCTATCGCTGTGAG AGATGTCACGTTGCGCTGTCCCTGGAGCCCACAGAGAGTGGCTGTTTCCCACTGAAGGACCATTTGCTGTGCAAGCCCTGTCACTTATCCTGGAAGGAGGAGCTTTCTTAA